Genomic segment of candidate division KSB1 bacterium:
TTATTGATTTTCCTATTGCTTCTGTCCAGCCAAATTTCTTCACTGCAGCTTCATTGATAATATAAGCTGAAGAATCTGTAGGAAAGTCTTTAGAAAAACTACGGCCGGCAACCATTTCGATGCTTAATGTTTCTATAAAATCAAAACCTACCGAAAATGTGCTAAGTAGGTAAGCTTCAGATTGTGGGACATCTGGCAATTGAAACGCATTTGTGTCAGGTAGTTTCCCTGGTAAATGATAAGTTGCTGTCGTTACATTGATATTCGGCAGCTGCTTCAATTGGTTTTCAAATATATCCAGTTGATTGCCTAAAGCTGATGCCCTGTGAATCACAACAACCTGATCTTTTTCAAATCCCAAATTTTTATTCCTCATATAATCTAACTGGTCACCTACAACCAACGTACTGATAATTAATCCGACAGAGATTATGAATTGGAATACTACAAGTCCACTCCGTAACGAAGAACTTTTCATTCCGGTGGTCAATTTTCCTCTTAATACGTTTATGGGTTTAAAAGATGCCAGAAAAAATGCAGGGTAACTGCCAGCCACAACACCTACAAATAATGTAATGATTAAAATTCCTAATGAAAGATAGGTGTCACCCAAATAACTCATTTCGATTTCTTTAGCTGCCAGGTTATTAAATCCGGGCAAAAATAACTTCACCAGAAAAATCCCGATGATCATTGCCATCGCACTCAACAAAATCGATTCTACCAAAAACTGTGCGATCAATTGCGTTTGATTTGAACCTACAACTTTACGCAGACCGACTTCTTTTGCACGATTAGCAGAGCGCGCTGTGGCCAGATTCATAAAGTTAATACAAGCGAGAATCAGAATAAAAAATGCGATTAAAGCGAATATTGTCACGTAATCCGCATTCCCGGTTGGTTCAAATTCTCCGGTCAAGTGAGAATATAAATGAATATCTTTTACAGGTTGAAGGGAGTAATTGTATTCTCCACCCTGTTCTAGAAAATCATCAAAACTTACTCCCATGGCTTGTTCAATTTGCGGTGCCACATATTTTCGAATCAATTCTGGAAATTTGTTATTCAGCTGTTCTGCTGAAGCATTTTCTTGCAGTACAATATAGGTATGCAAACTATTTTGGATCCAAATCGTACTGTTATGGTCATCCAGCGAAACAAATGATGCCAGGAAGTCAAAATGAAAATGAGAATTAGACGGAATATTTTCTGACACGCCGGTGACCTTATAATCCGTCGTGTTATTGAATGTTAGTGTCTTCCCTATCGGATCCTCATCACCGAAATATTTCAAAGCCGTTGCTTCCGGAATCACTACTGAATTTGGAGCTGTAAGTGCTGTTTTGGCATTCCCCCTAAGTAACGGAAGAGTAAATACGTCAAAATAAGTTGAGTCAGCATAAAATACTCGATTTTCATTAAAATATTTATCGCCACGACTTACGAGAACAGTTCTAGACATCTGTCTTAAGCGTAAAGCAAATTCGACTTCAGGATATTCATTGATTAGGGCAGCAGCCATAGGTCTGCAGGTACTGGTTACATTGATATCGCTACCTGCTAAACGACCGTGTAAAGTTACACGATATATTCGATCTATATTTTTATGGTAGCGATCGTAACTAAGCTCATCTTTTACATATAAAAGAATAAGTAAACAACAGGCCATACCAATCGCAAGACCTGCGACATTAATCAACGAATAGACTTTGTGTTTTAGTAAATTTCGCAATGCAATTTTTATATAATTTTTGATCACTTATTTACCATTCGATTTATATTTTCTTTTCATTTGAATTATTCTATACGACAGCTTTGTGGTTGAAATGTTGCTTGAAAATAGCTTTTAAAAAACCGATTGTTTCCAGACTGTTTATAATCCGTAATTCTATATTAATCTTAAAAAAACAAACTTCAATTTGATAGAAAGTTTGTTTCTAGTTTTAGCAAATAATTATTCATACTTCAATGCCTCAACTGGATTTGCCAGCGCAGCTTTAAAGGATTGGTAACTTACAGTCAAGAGCGCAATGACAAGAGAAATCAATCCGGATAAAATAAAAGTATCAATGCCAATATTGGTTTGATAGGCAAAATTATCCAACCATTTGCGCATGATTAGAAATGCCAGCGGCCAGGCGATCACATTCGCAACGAGTATTAATTTGACAAATTCGAGAGACAACAGCCCGACTATGCTTCCGATGGACGCTCCCATAACCCTGCGTATGCCAATTTCTTTGGTGCGTTGTTCGGCGGTAAATGCAGCTAATCCTAACAAACCAAGACAGGCTATCAATATAGCCAGGGTGGAAAAAGCAATAAATACTTTACCGCGCTGGATTTCCGAACGGTACAATTCATCAAAATCTTCATCTAAAAAAGAGTACTCAAAGGGATGATTTGGATAAACTTTGTGCCATTTTTCTTCAATGAAAATTAAGGTAGAGGCAATATTTTCAGGATTGATTCGAATAATAAGATTGATAAAAGGATCGGGACTTGGCGCTAGATGAATAAGTAACGGTTCGATTCTCTGATGCAGGGAACGAACATGAAAATCTTTTACAACACCAATGACTCTTCCTTTTTTAAAATTACCCATTTGAATTCGTTTATCAAGCGGAGAATCGCTCCAACCGAGTTGTTGAACTGCCGTTTCGTTAATGATGAATGCC
This window contains:
- a CDS encoding ABC transporter permease; its protein translation is MIKNYIKIALRNLLKHKVYSLINVAGLAIGMACCLLILLYVKDELSYDRYHKNIDRIYRVTLHGRLAGSDINVTSTCRPMAAALINEYPEVEFALRLRQMSRTVLVSRGDKYFNENRVFYADSTYFDVFTLPLLRGNAKTALTAPNSVVIPEATALKYFGDEDPIGKTLTFNNTTDYKVTGVSENIPSNSHFHFDFLASFVSLDDHNSTIWIQNSLHTYIVLQENASAEQLNNKFPELIRKYVAPQIEQAMGVSFDDFLEQGGEYNYSLQPVKDIHLYSHLTGEFEPTGNADYVTIFALIAFFILILACINFMNLATARSANRAKEVGLRKVVGSNQTQLIAQFLVESILLSAMAMIIGIFLVKLFLPGFNNLAAKEIEMSYLGDTYLSLGILIITLFVGVVAGSYPAFFLASFKPINVLRGKLTTGMKSSSLRSGLVVFQFIISVGLIISTLVVGDQLDYMRNKNLGFEKDQVVVIHRASALGNQLDIFENQLKQLPNINVTTATYHLPGKLPDTNAFQLPDVPQSEAYLLSTFSVGFDFIETLSIEMVAGRSFSKDFPTDSSAYIINEAAVKKFGWTEAIGKSIIEPDPEGASVGEVIGVMKDFHFESLHEVIKPAILRLASGPRFVVAKINSDDIPGTIADIEQKWAVLAPNQPFEYTFLDNDFDQLYKTDQRVGKIFTIFTILGIFVACLGLFGLTSFSAEQRTKEIGIRKALGASVSNIVILLSKEFTKLIAISFFIAAPISYFVMTKWLENFAYTSGIKLPTFILAGGIVCLVAWLTISYQSIKAALTNPVNALKYE